From a region of the Candidatus Eremiobacteraceae bacterium genome:
- a CDS encoding DUF4446 family protein, with amino-acid sequence MSAAAILFIILIAAASSIVVVTIYHWAVARPRFRSSGVTASKTGPEIDKRSLDDLRNRVAALEAASVGALQHVGFVRFNAFADVGSELSYALAAIDGRGNGFLISSIYSREEVRSYAKAVREFVTDKDLSVEEQRALEIAVSLAKRQRT; translated from the coding sequence ATGAGCGCCGCGGCAATTCTTTTTATCATTCTCATCGCCGCCGCAAGCTCGATCGTCGTTGTGACGATATATCATTGGGCCGTTGCGCGGCCGAGGTTCCGATCATCCGGGGTCACCGCTTCCAAGACGGGCCCGGAGATAGACAAGAGGAGCCTGGACGACCTGCGCAACCGGGTGGCTGCCCTCGAGGCGGCCTCTGTCGGTGCCCTGCAGCACGTTGGGTTCGTGCGCTTTAACGCGTTTGCCGACGTCGGTTCGGAGCTGTCGTACGCTTTAGCGGCCATTGACGGCCGTGGCAACGGGTTCCTGATCTCCAGCATCTACTCGCGCGAGGAGGTCCGGAGCTACGCCAAGGCGGTACGCGAGTTCGTCACCGACAAGGACTTGAGCGTCGAAGAGCAGCGGGCCCTGGAGATCGCGGTGTCGCTCGCCAAGCGGCAGCGGACATGA
- a CDS encoding M23 family metallopeptidase: MAKSSDAWSKRVLIKIIPQDACSIYKLELTYGHLALFAACIVVLIAAFFTEHFTQVRAEEAKVRALQSLTAAQQQQLVDFSRQTNHMWKQLNEIQAEHQEIKRLTAPSLGVGTTTNGQPSGQSADRPNDQNKPAKPTAMLLMEPSSEALPAHGPWWTQAVAWLGIGRGGVTFQVESANLALLDVGLDRVYSDTVKLKDEAFLQAQAREEATLAYQRMLEAIPSIWPTDGSISSGFGFRSYPDYGFHSGVDIVNFYGAPVIATAAGTVVEAGWDGGFGIKIAIDHGNGYVTWYGHNSAALVSPGQFVHKGQLIARLGSTGFATGPHVHYEVHVDGRPINPVPFLSGSVGPTPAMLAALR; encoded by the coding sequence TTGGCCAAGAGTTCGGACGCGTGGAGCAAGCGGGTCCTCATCAAGATCATCCCGCAGGACGCGTGCTCGATCTACAAGCTTGAGCTGACCTATGGTCATCTGGCGCTGTTCGCGGCGTGCATCGTCGTGCTCATCGCGGCGTTCTTCACCGAGCATTTCACCCAGGTGCGCGCCGAAGAGGCCAAAGTGCGGGCGCTGCAGAGCTTGACCGCGGCGCAGCAGCAGCAGCTGGTCGATTTCTCCAGACAGACCAACCACATGTGGAAACAGCTCAACGAGATCCAGGCCGAGCATCAGGAGATCAAACGTCTGACGGCGCCCTCGCTCGGCGTGGGAACGACTACGAACGGTCAGCCCAGCGGCCAGTCGGCCGACAGACCGAATGACCAGAACAAACCCGCCAAACCTACCGCCATGCTTTTGATGGAGCCGAGCAGCGAGGCACTGCCCGCCCATGGACCCTGGTGGACGCAAGCAGTGGCCTGGCTAGGCATCGGCCGCGGCGGCGTGACGTTCCAGGTCGAATCCGCCAATCTCGCGCTGTTGGATGTGGGACTCGACCGCGTGTACTCCGATACCGTCAAGCTCAAAGATGAGGCGTTCTTGCAGGCGCAGGCGCGCGAAGAGGCGACGCTTGCGTACCAGCGCATGCTGGAGGCGATCCCATCGATCTGGCCCACCGACGGTTCGATCTCGTCGGGCTTCGGTTTCCGCTCGTACCCGGATTACGGGTTCCACTCGGGCGTCGACATCGTCAATTTCTACGGCGCGCCGGTCATCGCGACCGCCGCCGGGACCGTCGTCGAAGCTGGTTGGGATGGCGGCTTCGGGATCAAGATCGCCATCGATCATGGCAATGGCTACGTGACGTGGTATGGGCACAATTCGGCCGCGCTCGTCTCGCCGGGCCAATTCGTGCATAAGGGTCAGCTGATCGCGCGCCTCGGTTCGACCGGGTTTGCGACCGGGCCGCACGTGCACTACGAGGTGCACGTAGACGGCCGGCCGATCAATCCGGTGCCGTTCTTGTCCGGGTCGGTCGGACCGACGCCGGCGATGCTGGCCGCGTTGCGATAA